The stretch of DNA TTTTTAAGGTGTTGGTGATGAATAAAGATGATAGAAAAAGTGTTTATCCTCAGATTTGGGGGATGTTACGTGGTGATTGTGTCGTGACAAATGAGAATTAATTTTACACAGTCAACACATTACATGGGAAATAATAGGTTCCTTGGGCCTGACTGGAGTTGGAAAGCTCCATGCTGTGCATCCACTGCTCTTCTCAATGGCAACCACTGTTAGTCTTAAATAAGCTCATTTACATATACAATTCTCCAAGGATGCTTTTGGcatctttttgtattttgatatcCACTATATTACAGACGGCCCTGGTAAACCCCCTTCCCTTTCCAAGATCTGTCACCACTTAACAGTGCATGACTGCAAACAAAAATGGACATATGCACCTGTCTGTGcactcacatgcacatgtgtgtgctcaaatgcacacaaacacacatgcacattgtACTGGGAGCAGCTGTCACAGCAGTGGTGCCACTGGCAACAGGATGATGCacattgtcattattttgaatTAGCTCAGCCAATAAGCAAGCAGCCCCAGCGGAATACACCAATAGCATTGTCTCATCGAGTCCAACATTTGCTCGTTCTGGTGTCTCCCGGAGTACAGTATATCATGACAACGAGCTCCATGCGACGCGTACCCCCACTACCTCATGTTCACACATCAATAGCTCTGCCGATAGATTGAGGAATTACCCAATCATAAGTGACTTTAATATTGCATTTCACAGGACAACTGCATAGCCTCCAGAGGGTGATATACCTTCAGTAACATTACACATAACAGATCTACAACAAGCAAGGTGTAGCAACGCCTCGTTCCGCTTTGCTTCTGTTCCTATCCTCATTGCCTTGAGATCTGCGACTGGAAAGTGGGACCACTGACTAGGGAGAGCGCTCTGTGGTTTGCAGCAGGTGGGATGATTAGGTTTTATAAAGCTGTAAACAGACAGAGCACTGTTACTAGGGCTTGACATCAAATGCAGACATACACGCACAACTCACACGGACTTAGCGACACATACATTTATTGCTTTGGAAGCAGGGAATGCCAGGGCAGAATATAAAAGCATCTGTGCTATCAAACAAACccttccatgtttttttttttttttcagtccaagtgaggatgaaagaaaagcaattTGGCAAAGACATCAGTGATTCAGTGTTGATATGACAGACAGTTGGTTAATTAAACTGTCACCAGGCTGcaattttttcaaacacagctcTGCTTGGGGTAGACTGTACATGTGTAGCCATGTTATTGGGAGAAAATTAAAGATCTATTGCCAGATGTAGTCTGTTGTGAAGGCTGTCATGCATTCTCTGCGTGCTGAAGATTTTCTTGTTTGAGCATGGATCAAAATAAAAGATCTTTAGCATTTCACTCCATAAGTGCTCTattagatattttattttgtatatttcctATGTGATTAAAATCTGATATTGTTTTAAAACGATGAGGACCAGATTAAATGCCACCTAAGAGTATCAAAAATATAATcataaccataaccataacTGTATAACCAACCTCATTCTtttactttcacattttatttgtgtgcaaTATAAAATTACCAGGACAAATCCTTGTTACATGTTAACacactaaaattaaaatgaaggcATTCAGAttgttatatatgtatatcctctttcatttattcctgttttttccttttccaattTATCTGGTGGTAAACCAGGTGTTCCTCccaaaaaaacactgtctttttgaaacttttttacTGATTGCGGAACCAGTATAGACTCAAATGATTGAATTAATGTTTATATTAGGTTTATATtaggaaaatgttaaattttcttATCTACATTATGTTGTCTGACTCAAGgatgaaacaacagaaaatgatgagGAATGTAATGTTCCGGCAGTGAAACAACAGGAGCACCACTACTCCTGGACAATTAACGGATTAACaggaaaataagacattttgaacaagacatttatttgctttcctgttgggagttagatgagaagatctgTACCAATCGCatatctgtatggtaaatatgaagctaccaccaactaccattagcttagcttaggtAAACAGGTAGCCTGCTACCTGTCGAAAGCTCACTCATTAacatattattaataataataataataatatagttaaTCATAATATctcaaatgaaatgtgaaaacaaccaTCTATGATTTACGGGGATCAGAGAGAGTGTCGCTGTTTTCCCCCatctccagtctttgtgctaagctaagtttgCCAGTTACTGGCAGTAGCTTATGCTTAGCGTACACACATGTGATTGATTACAATCTTCTCCTCCAACTCTCAGCAGGACAGTCagtaagtgcatttcccaaaatgtcataCTTCtcctttaaacttttttaaattttaaattccTACCTATTGCAGTGAAGAAACTTTATataagaagagaagagaagagaaattaaATGCACCAAAAACCTAGAGGAGCAGGGTGTTTGTGGGTACGACAGaggattcattaaaaaaagcagaatagCAGAAGAGAAAGCCATGATGAGGCAAATAAAAGACTGATGAGGATGGAGGAGTTAAACCTATACagggatgaaaagagagagtgtaCATCAAGCAGAGGAGTGAAGAAGGACGACGTGACTGAAGTGGAAGTTGGGGCCTGCTGGTTAATTAGTGCCCCTGCATGGCTTCTCAGTTGTCGCCTTTTAATTACAGACTTGTGGAGCATGGTGGAAAGAGCTCAGTGACCCCCCCCCGCCccacccaacccaacccaacccaacccacacacacacacacacacacacacacacacacacaacccccaCCTAAACTAATCCgacctcacaaacacacacatctgtcccCCGAGAAAAACAGCTCCGCCTTGCCACTCACGCCAACCCACCTCTAGCTGGGATGCTTACTGTAAATATGTACTTAATTGGATTATTCATTAGGTTATTTGGAGTTGGTTTTATTTACTCGAGTCACAATTAAGCAACGGCCTCTGATGTACTACTGATTCTGATGCAAATCAGGCGCACTCGGTTTGCTCGAGGGTGCTACCCTGGCCTCACGATATTCACGTGGGAAATCaaacacagaggggaaaaaaaaaatctaaacagtTGTCGAGAAATGAAAAAGACTCAATTTATGAGGGTAGCACCGACCTCACTGTAAAGCAGCCTCATTCAATATATTCCTGCCTGTTCCTTAAATGTCATGCACGCCCGCTGAAGAAGAGGTAACGCTTGTTGAGCAGGGCAAGCGAAAACACTAAAAAACATTCATTATATGGttctgaggagggaaaaaaagggctgGAGAGTTCAGAGTGGCTGCTGTGTGTGATACAACAATGTGTTGTTGTCGCTGAGAGAAAGACATGTTGTCGCTGCAATCTGTTCAGCCAAACGTGGTGATGTTTTCCCCAGGAGCTGTTATAAACAGAGCCGTCCCCGTCAATAAcccagtgtttttgtcattatgaacagggggtgtatgtgtttgtgtgtgtgtgtgtgtgtgtgtggggggggggggtcttcctTTCTTGTGTTCTCCCCTATACTTATGAgtctccatgacaacagagCCACCGTCCAGCAGCTTGTAGTTTTAAGCGGAGGCAAAGGAGTCAAATTATTAGCACTGGAGAGAACAATAAGATAAGCTGGCCTCCGTTTCTGCAGCCTCATCAACATCTGTTCAGTTGCTACAGTCATTAATCGACCTTCATGATTTACTTTGCATTATCACCTTTCAGCATTTCTGACAGGAAATCATGCTTGACATAATAGTTGGCTGGCATTTGTGATGCACTGTCATTTCTTAGGGTCTCCGAGGATCTAATGCAGACTGTGAGTCTGTCCACATCCCAGACAGGCGCCCAGCCAAGTATGACTCTCAGTTAATTGCGAGTGTCATAACACACCAGGATGTTCTTCACATGTGTCTAAAGCGTGTGTGTTCAGCACGGGATGAGCCCAGAAACCGTTTAATCACTGATGACAGCTATATCGCTCTGATTGCATTAAGTCTTGAAAACGTGAATGAAAAAGAAGCTCACCAGTTCACAGAGTAACCTGGAGACATTGAAAAGCCCCTGACCCAGCACCAAAATGGAGCAATAAAAGTTTGTAGTGTCCAgccatacaaatatatatatatatatgtgtgtgtgtgtttgtgtgagtatatatatatattctctctctcacacacacacacacacacacacacacacacacacacacacacatatatatatatatatatatatatatatatacatatacatatattatttttgatggacaaagtataaaatattcagctgtttttggaagagaagaaacaactgacaaaaataattcagatgccttttaataaataaataaatgaataaatgccaCCAATACAAAATCGTACTGTATCTACACCAAAGATAGAACATTCAAAGCAAAATGCACTAAAGAAGATTTTAGAATCGAATTTTCAGTCACTAAATGAGTAATTAGggagctgacaaaaaaaaaaaaaagttttagatCTTGGCCTCTGCATTTTACTTCTGTTTCGAAAATAATCCTCCACATATGTCAATAAGGCTGTGTGTCCCGTTTCTTAGCCGCTCCGCTGGAACACAGCGTGTGCTGTGTTTCGGGTTGGACACCTCCGCCTGTATTAAATCCCTGTGTACCTCTGAGGTGCCTGCCTGAGCTCGTGGCCAAATTACTCTCAATTGTGGATCTTACTAAAGATAAGCTTATGTTTCGACACAGAGCTTCAAATGATCGGCCCTGTTTTTGCGCATGCATGGCGTTTCTGCATTCTGCGTCTTCCACAGAGCAAAATATATTTGAGACTGAGTTGCACATATGTGATGCCAGCTCTGAAATTAAAGATTCACTTTGTCAgctttggtgtattttttttttttttaaacgtctCCAAACACGATTCTGAAGTAAAATAcatgactttttctttttcttgactTTCGTGTAGCAGgccgtgtttgtttgtttgaaccCTTTCCTGTGAATGTTCTGCGTCATGACAGGCCTTTGCGCCACGAAGAAAACCGTGCAGTCACGCCGACTCACTCGCTGATCGCTGAGGCGAGGAGTCGAGGGGTGGCCGGAAGGAAGATTGGTCAACGAATCAGCGTCTGTCTGCCTCTGAAATAAGACGTCACAGCCAACGCAACtctttttcaaacatcaaattatttaaaaaaaaaaaaaaaaaaaaaactttccaaaaaGGACGAGAAGATGAAATAAGGGACGCGTACCTCATGTTCTATTaccaaaattttaatttttttttttctatttttcttggACATGACGTGAACTCAGAGTCATCTATTTTTAAATCACCGGGCATGTTTCCATAGCAATTTCAGGGATGTTGCCAAGCAACAGCATCGGATACAATGAAGACATGAATGAGAGTAGACTGATAGCGCGCACATTTCCTGGCAGCGTCCACATTCAAAGTGAATGGGCTCAGACGCGCCGGCTTGGCACCGCGTCCCTTCGCAGACTACAACACAGCCGTATTTCTTGTGTGGGCCTATGCTCGAACAATGCGATGTAACAGTTGGCAGACAGCTCGAGCAGAGCGCTTAGCGGGGCCCCGTCCGTTCCGTTTCTCGTCAATCTGCCACTTCAGCAGATCAGTGCCGTTACAGTCCGcacctgtgtgtatgtctacGCTCGCTCCATCCGACCTATGACCCCTGAAAGTTAATCCCCATttatgatctttttttcttgttgggCAACCATCTCCCGATAGATACATCTTGGCGTGCGTAAAGAGAGATGGGTGCTGTGTGCGCTCGAACGGCCGTGCGCACCGAGATACACAAGATTCCTCCTCGGAAACTGAAACTATTTGTTGTACGGAAACATCAGGGAACCCTGCAGCCTCCGTTTAATCAAAGTGAGACTAGACTCACCTTCAATACAGCAGATTCTCCACAGCCCGGAGTGGGTGAGATCGCCCTTCTTGGTTTTGGGCTGCGGCTGGGTCTCGTCTGTGGTGGCATTGGTGCCGTTGCAGATGTACGCCCGCGAATAGAGCCAGTAGTCGGTGCCGATGGCGATGGTCATCAGGCTGAAGGCGGCGAAAGCCCCCACGGTGGCCAGCAGCGTTTGAACCCCGCGGTCACACCAAGCCATGGCGCTTCATACTAGTCCACACTCACACCGGTCCGACATGCAGGCATCGGGGCGCCTCAGGGCGCGGATCCTTTGCTCATACTTGTTTAGGTGCGCCCACTCTCTCCGCTCCTCGGATGAAAGTGGCGTGTGTAGcccagaggaagaagaagaagaaggaggaatGGTAAGTGAAACGCTCACCTGATGCTCAAAACCAACTGGTTGCTGCTGGGAATAGGAGAGGACACCAGCTGTGCCCACTCCAGAGGCTCCACATAGGTTTGAAGCGCGCAGGACAGCAGGACGGCAACATCGTGCGCCAATTCAGAACACTTCAAACCTCCTCACcacttcattttttctgtttccctctttGTCTTGGTCTCAAAACTCTTTTTCTGCGTTCACGCACTGACTGCGTCTCTGTGAAAAGCCATTGCCAAAGAAGGGCTACGTCAACTTAAATGAGACCCCACCCTCGTCAGATCTAACCAATGGAGGGGGTGTGCTGTTgaataaagtaagaaaaaaacaacaactctgtGACATTACAATTTAGAATTGGATCGCTCGTGCATTTAAAATGCGTGCGATCTTTGGGAAAATATTAATTCGCCAAACAATCCGTGTTCTCCTCTGGGACATCGGAGTCGATGGATATCATCAAAGCCCGGAGTCAGCTGCCACAGGGGTGAAGGTGAGGGCTGGGGGGGAGCGGGGGAGAGACATAATGACAGTCTCTGACACAATGGTCTCTCTCTGCGGTGCTCTAACGCCAAGCAACCAATTTCCCCGCGGAGAAGACTACTTAAAAGAAGCAATTAGATGGCTGGCGAGTGAGTGTGACCACCAACCCATCTGTAAATCCCTCAGGTTGGGCTTCAAAAGAGCTTTCACGGGATAGAAAGATGGATAGATATGTGTAAATACAGGCACTTGTTGCTCAGCGGTGCCACGTTGGCATCCATGCAAATGGCATGgatgccagtgtgtgtttgacaatTTAAAACAAGGAGATTCGCAGAATAATGCGACGTATACATTCTGagattttaccaaaaaaaagtcagacgGTTagtgagaaataaataaaacatttgaataactCACAAAAATCTGCATCTCTcggacacacgcacacgaactcctccctcccctccccctgaCTCTGATCATCTAGTTGACGAGTTGGTTTATTAAACATGCGAAGAACGCCATTCATGCCAGTGTGAACACCAGATGAAAGCCATGCTCGATGCATCCCTGAGCCAAATGGAGGATTTTTGAAACCAGCGGGGAAACGTTTTAGGAGCATGGCTTCTTGGATGGCATCCACTGGCAAGGCACCTCAggcttgaattaaaaaacaaaaaacacaacactttttGATGGTACGGCCAGCCTGCTCTCTGTAGAACTCTGATCAGCAGACTGGCTAATTTCACCTTGCAGTTAAGGTTAGAATGAGAACAGACTATTTTTCGCTTGTGAAGTCGGTGTAAAAGCATCGCCGCAATAGGAACAAGTGTAAAACTAACAATTCACTGATAAAAGGCGTCAACAAACCGAAGCACTTGTGGTAACGGAGGTGCAACATCCAAATGACCTCACTTGGACTCAGTTCAACTGTCTTTAGCAGTGACTGATCctacagaaatgacaaaacatgaaaTTCCCTAAGAATAGTGCaacacttcactgaaaagtaAACGCTACTGGGTTTTTTAAGATATATGCCTTAATGCTATACTAATACTTTGTCAATTTATGGGCTACATGACAAATCAGTCTGAATAAAGAATAGGAATAAAGGCATAAAGAGGGGTTACTTGGTTTAATGTCTTGTGTCATGGACTGTTTCTACTCTTAGGCTACTATTTCTCAGTGGAGCTCTTGCTTTCATTCCTGTGGGCAGGTTGGTGTCTTTTTTAGAGCCAAGTTCCCACATGCTGCCACCACTACAACATCAGTTTTAATCTGTGAGATACTTCAGATTtttaaagatcccctccagatGTATTTTAAGACACgtaaaaatactgtacttgGAATAAGAGTTTGAATCTAATAgggtttttcaacaaaaaaaaggttcaatTACTTCATTGAAAActcttaaaattacatctactcctTCTTGCTCCTTGAAcaaatccagaatctatgaatatgcaaacatTGCTGACATCGTCTGAACATGATTGGCTCCCAACCTagctgtgatgtcacaaaatcacgCCCATGTGCACAGgtcttaaactcagatttaaggttAACGCAAAGAAACCTGATGAACATGAAAACAGACTAGCGACAAactactggaaaaaaaacaacaacaacaacaacaaagtgacgtaaaaaataagcaaaaacacttttttgagTGGAGGGAGTTTTTAAATgctatcaaaaatgtttttaagttgaCTGTTTGAGCAGGTGTCAGGTGTAATGTTGGGGCCACAACCAGgcaaaaacaatgtttaaaacCTTTGAAAATCAACCCAACGGTTTTTAGCCTTTGAAGACTTTCTGTGCAACTGAAATATACATCTGTGATAGACTGTGTAAAGCAATAGTAATGTGATAATCTTTCTGTTTCCCGTTCTCCTCTATTTTTCTTTGCATGGCTCAGACgatcatttaacttttttctctACTAAACTGTAAGTGACTGAAGGCTTTTGATACAATGCACCAATTAAAATGTTGTGACTTTTTTTACTTCCGTTCCCCGATGGTGGCGCCAACTCGCTGCAACGCTGGAGGAAAAGGAAATACTGGCAAGAGTACTCTACCGTGCATGTGAGTAAAAACCACAAGAAGCGGACCGTGACGTCAAATGTGGGCGCCCCGTGTGCGCGTGAGGCGCACGCGCACAGCTCCACTTCGCCCGCGCTGTCCGTGGACCTTGCTGGCCGAGAATGCGCATGTGCCGCGGCGACGGTGACGACAGTGTCCGCACCTCCTGTGTTTTCTGAGCGACACCCGAACAAAGGCCTGCCCCTTTTCATGAGGATTTCTCTAGCGCCATCGTTACTTTACGTGTAATCACGATTACTAAATCGGATTACGatacttttattatatttcaagACGTCTGTAACGGCAGAGAGAGCGTCCGAGATGGATGTGGATCACCACGAAACCAGCGGCGAGACAAAGTCGGCCATGCATACTTGGCGTTATCGCCACCATTTCACGTACAAGGCAGATCAAGGAAAAAATATCATCGTCCAGTGTAATCTGTGTCTGCCGAGGGTTAATCTGCTGTCCACGTCGAAAACCTCAACGTCTAACCTAAAGAAGCATTTAGACGTGAGTAGCAGAGAGTGTTATCCCCGTAATGATATCGCGCACCGGCCAGGTTAATGTTTGAAAGAGTCAATGAATGAATAGCAACCCTCGTGATTAATAACGTTACATTGTAGCTGCGTGCTGATTACCAGCTCGTGGCGCTGGAGgctcttttattttcaactttgctgagcaaaaaaaaaaaaaacataaaaaaaaaacccagaagacaaaacaaaacaaaaaaacaatcattttactCTATATGAGTGTTATTTTGATTGTTTCTTCGCTGCAGTTGGAAGTTTGTAAACTGGCACCCCTCCAACAACTTAACAGGAAATCTCCCTGGCGTCTTGTCTTTCAGAGAACACACCTGGGCTGCGAAGCTAGTCCAGATGCcaagagggggaggaagaaagaggaacgCAACGGCGAGGAAAGCAGGCACTGCCAGCTGAAAAAACTCAAAGCAGAAATCATCTCCAAATGCATGACCCAAGCAAAGATCGACGATCTAATCTTCAACTTCATCGTGGAGGATTGCCAGTCATTTTATGTGCTGGAACAGCCGGGCTTCAGGAAGCTGATTGCGGGCTTAACTGAAGGGCTGAAGTCCATGGACAGGGTGACCTTGTTTACAAAGGTGGACCAGGGCTTCTCGAGGATGCGGGAGGAGCTGATGGCAAAACTCAGCAACATCCAGTACGTGTGCACCACGGCAGACATCTGGACAGCCAGCAACAGGAGCTTCTTTGGGATGACCTGTCACTGGATCGACGGCGATTCTTTGGAGAGGAAATCCGCTGCTCTGGGGTTCGCACGGCTGCAGGGCAGGATCACGTACGACACAATTGCCGGGCGGATACACGACATCCATGTGGCCTACAATATCGAAAGCAAAGTTCAGACCACCGTCACTGACAACGGCAGCCCCTTTATCAGCGTGTTCAAAGAGTTTGCAGTGGACAGCCAGGAAAGTGACGATGACATTGGGTTCTACGAGAACGTGAGCGCCGTCCTCGAGGGTGAGCCCGAGCAGGACATGCTCCTGTTCCTGCCCACTGTACAGCGCTGCGCGTCACACACCCTGGAGCAGATAGTCACTGAGGACTTTTGGCAGGCTGTGTCACAGGGGCCCATGTGCCAGCTACATTACAGTACACTGGCCAAGGTGTTTGCCATATGGAGCAAATGCCACCACCTCCAGGTTGGTATGGATGCGGCGGAGGAGATAGGGAA from Xiphias gladius isolate SHS-SW01 ecotype Sanya breed wild chromosome 3, ASM1685928v1, whole genome shotgun sequence encodes:
- the zgc:161969 gene encoding uncharacterized protein zgc:161969 yields the protein MDVDHHETSGETKSAMHTWRYRHHFTYKADQGKNIIVQCNLCLPRVNLLSTSKTSTSNLKKHLDRTHLGCEASPDAKRGRKKEERNGEESRHCQLKKLKAEIISKCMTQAKIDDLIFNFIVEDCQSFYVLEQPGFRKLIAGLTEGLKSMDRVTLFTKVDQGFSRMREELMAKLSNIQYVCTTADIWTASNRSFFGMTCHWIDGDSLERKSAALGFARLQGRITYDTIAGRIHDIHVAYNIESKVQTTVTDNGSPFISVFKEFAVDSQESDDDIGFYENVSAVLEGEPEQDMLLFLPTVQRCASHTLEQIVTEDFWQAVSQGPMCQLHYSTLAKVFAIWSKCHHLQVGMDAAEEIGKMALVVPAVIRWNVEYCAVQKIVSLTERELTELCARLEVPRMQPEEMAFLKEYVTVFHPLAFALELFQAEQKCYLGLVIPTVLSLKNKLNEQKDAANYFGDVINAIVMAIDVRFQELFASTEAKIATATTPQFRLWWMAASEREEMCSLLATEASQMDPCSVAEANTSRNLSTIESEDDFFSYGPVKPATQIQQRGVMEEIRKYVEGTGKSLECLQDFPRVKQLFLKYNTTLPSTAPVQRLFSQKGNLVTSQRNFLTDDYFERIQLLRYNSNVCSLATE